ccacctttgagcatattctttaatggacttATGTTCCCGCTTGGTCATGCTCTAAAGTTGGTTCCAATCAGGAGCCATATTcgtgttgtattggtactgcctaatgaaggcagttgccaagtctttccatgaccggatctgagaagcttccagattggtataccacgccactgctgctccggctaagctatcttgaaagaagtgcatcaacaacttttcgtccatagaatatgcccccatccttcggcaatacatccgaagatgaccTTTTGGGCAcgtcgtccctttgtatttatcaaaatctggtattttaaacttgggagggatgacgatgtcaggtaccagacatagatccgctaaatccgagaacggGTAGTTGCCGAGGCCTTCTACCGCTCTTAGCTTCTCTTCAAGtaaatcaatctttcccttatcttttgcAAAGGGAATGAATTCTTTAACGGGTGCGGGTGGAGACGGGAcgtggcggactatgtttggttggggcaattcatggggggccggatccttgaggggaagtagagggcctagatgggcatctccttcatcatcttcttgcagAGGATAATCGGCATGAGGAGGGAGTttcccctcgaaggtaggggcttggctcaaatcgtctGGAGTGGTATAGGGAGTGAAGTCCAgaggcaaaccataagggtaggcttgaggactatacctccgaccGAAAACCgtcgtgtttctgtctcggcccaagtttattgcgggctgtagcatcggttccgcttccctagctgtattAGAAGCGGTCGCCGTAGCATTATCTTTTATAGTTTTCTGAAGCtttagcatggcctccgtgatagaagccatttgatcttttaaggctgaTAGGTcgaccttcatctgttcttgcactccctcttcattatccatttttctggattgagtgttataggggtgcctttgcgcttttttagttatggtgagttccctaaagaaacaaacaatggtgagtatgccaccaaaacatgaatatgctaatgaatgatcagagcacttggaTTCACCTCAAGGCCTTTTAtagataacgtgatgagtttcagaacttctctgtttataaaaaggaacaaaacttttatctagccaagatcatacaaaagtgttataacagaacctaacggtttctaattatatgggccatcaaatctatcatgtgttgacagtaattgattagcctgTGAATTTCCTCGGGGGCTGAACACACTTCAGCGATGgcctttgctttggctagtagtcgcgggaggtcttgacttccatttaaggtcaaggcgaacctatccatccacatggtcgcttcttgatgcaatgcatcaatcaccctccctcttgcttccttctcggcgtacgcttgtgcgaagtcctctattagtttttgttcatgggtcaaagactggtttaactcttctttgtactgccgtattatagctagcatgcttcgctccgtggcttctaagtgttgggccaaacccctcttggatcttgagcaagcagctaactcttccTTTAAGATcttgagctcactgttgctaccccacaaagctcctcggaatttatctcgaccatgctcttccttgcgggccttcttggtttcttgttcaagggctcttgcagtagccgcgttttcctctcgtaactcggtacactctttccggatgtttgTAGCGgctgacttgaatttttcttggcgagtcttgccttccctatctctaattttagagcttggacttcttcatcctcttccggagctttgaagttctcctcgttgataactttcaacttggagagccaatctaacccttgtgtatgaactcttagccattcatgataaccaccgatgatgccattacggatgcccctaagttctttatctttcctcaaCAGACTtttccacgccttgtggactctttgtacaaccttgagactttgcgcgccaaaatctctcacaaggaaaggcgagaggctctcttccgttggcgctcccctcatggggtaccctagctgtcttatggcaagtgcgagattatagttaatacaaccccttgtccctatcaacggaacgtttgggtagtccccacataaGAAAAGAattccctcctttccttccttccatcgaggaaaccaattgattatGCTGCTTCCTATCCCAGCCAGGTATcagtcccaatcgactcttctcttttcgacgcatgagcgataactttgaagcggacacgcgtgtcttatgtcttgttggaataggtgtgaaaccaaccacatacaaagagcgggtaagcaGAAGACAATCCGTGCGctgttcttctcgcaccttcggtcaaatgtatcaaataagtccgccaagatagctaccaccgggctctccttgctatggtgatatgcaaggaaagcatcaattgcggctagatccaccaaaccatccacgtttggaaagaggaccacCAAACCTtctgttttgatttgtccccatcatttacctaaaaaaggggtggatcaaggctccgatatgaatgatgcaatgcgcatgcatgaaacggaaaaaagaaaaaaaaacaaggggtaatttacatatacgagaccaaaaagatccatctttttaatactacgttctaGGCATTATGGCGCCCCAATGTATGTATTAAAAAGTGACGTATTACTCTAGAGAAACAAaatatcactagcaaaactataatttatgtgctatttgcagaagaatgcatgagaacaaatggcacggagcgtgtttgctccgtgcccctatttggggacctataggataatatctaggggtctctaataactactcccaacgattcataactcacatggctgttttctagaggtatcatcactcaagataataatattgcagcggtatggaataccagcgacaacacattataaagagagaaagctctagacgaggtttcactattatcaagcaagtcggagacctagcatgaccatagattcacctccactccttagattcccatgaacctGGGTATAgagccccttttttactcaaacccgtgggtgcttagaatgcagtgtaaaaatgtggaaaagacagcagttattacatttacacaattccacaattccctaaaataggcctaactcacaaaaacagtccccactggagtcgccaactatcgcaacctacccttttgcgggcgagcgggGCGAGGCTCACAGGAGcgttttccaaaggaggaaaatgcacggagtagccaccaacgtttatttgtggaaaacgtcggaaaaaccgaaggaaaccggtcataaagaatattccaagttcgggagttgtatttacgtttgaggaaggtattagcacctctcacgtttgtctcaaaggacaacaaccttatttttagaattgtgtgaaattgtgttaccctaacttttatttcttttttatttttggggtcgacaaaagcggggctcttgctcctacgtaccctccaacgaagaggaaatcaaacctacgtagttcttttttaagggcgaatcaagcgattcttttttacttggaaggtggtcatttaaAGGCGTTGGagcttaaaaatgatcctttttacttggtaagaaaaactaaggtattgaatcttaaaatccttttttagtgatttttcgcggatgagcttgactttgcgagttgattttagccttagtttcactttagttattagtcaattcaattaagaaagagaaaatcccaaagagaaacgtccgatttatttttttgctttattttactaaaagatatttttgattattatattattattttacctctttttgatttccaacgtggttacggcacgaccgaacggtcggatttcattttaacaaaaattaacggatattacaaatcaaatgatcggtggaaatttattttattttttgattaggcgagaaagtgacttaagtaaatgactgaagcatgtCAAAAAAGGgtatgaaaagtaaatgaaacgagaataaaagtacacgaaacaaatggggaccaccacgggtacatagaatgaattgaaaagttcgatttcgggttcttaccggttgaagaccgaagaacaatgaagaacggacaatgaatgacgaagaacggttgaaaatcttcgtgaaatcacccacgaaaacgttacggaagtgcctcggcttggattttcttcacagaaacaattttcctcagtaatttcaagtgaatacgatgtgccaagaaggctgaaccctttccttcttcactcctccctctatttatagcaaaataggggaggagcttggcacccagctcgcccaggtgagccagGTTCtaaaggaagaatctggaaggcccaagtgggcctggttgctatttgcaccccctttttttactaaatacacccctttacttttttttggtgattctttttccgtaacgttacgaaactttacgaatttcataacgatacttattttctttccgtaaggttacggaaccttacggatcatgtaattactccttttttagctttcgaaaagttacggaaactcacggattgcgtaacaatacttccttttgatttccggcacgttacggaatttcacggattgcgtaacaatgctttcttttgatttccggcatgtctcggaacttcacatattgtgcaataaAGGGTgctaagtacctcgaagcggtcaatcaaaggttgcatgccatcaaacaatagtccccggatgaaattagggtatgacagtgtaGAATTGGGTTGCAAGCCTGTAGTCCAAATTTGAAAGCGATCCAACAGTTAACAAATCCAGGATTACAATTTTAGTGGAACAGGTTTaagtaaaacttgaaatctcataatttcaacctaagtcaataaaagtccacataactcaacttcCACATTAAGAAGATCGCAGATGGCTAATTCACACAATAccttaactcatccaaattaatcaagtaatcaaataacacaagaaaaacatcaaacatctatttttaattatcaaaatttcagGGCATTACAACACCAGCAGTAGAGGCCTAGATGACAACCTCCACAAGAATAGGAACCGGCCCTACAAATTAGAGGTGTAATCAACACCATTGCTGGAGGATTTTCCTACAGAGGATAGTCCAGCCAGTCCCGTAAATGCCATCTTCACACCATTCGGGACATCCACATCAATTTTGTAGATGCACCATCACAATGAATTCTCCCTTCTATCACTTTCACGGATAGGGACTTTAAGGGTATCAACCCCGTCAACCAGGACGACCCCATGGTTGTCTCCATCATTGTCACAAACTTCACGATGTCCAAGGTGGAAAACTTTCCAAAAGCTCGAGGTCTCCCCTAACACTATTCACCCTCACGCCGGTCCACTCCTTGGCTTTGCAAGTGAGAGAGTAGAGACCAGAGGCTATGTGGACCTAATGACCTCTTTCAATTAAGGCCAACTCTCTTGGAGCTTCACAATAAGATATTTACTTGTTGATGCAGATACATAATTTTTTGGTTTGATTGGCAAAAAGACCCTTAACGAGCTTGGAGCCATAGTATCTATGccgaatttgaaaatgaaattctcCACCTTGACCATGGAGATTGTGACCGTCAAGGGagatcaaaacaagcacgctATGCAGAAAGCCTAAAGGTAGCACCCTGTCGTCCCACCAGGGAGCCAGCCAAGCCTCATCCCACTGTGGATGAAGGCACTCAAGTCATGAGCGTGGATGAAAGGCCTCCAATACAAGCCCTGATCGTCTACCAAGCAAGTCAGGACAATGAATTCAGTACAGATCCGCATGATGACACTTCGGATAGAGGCCTAAAGCCCAATGAAGAGCTCATCTAGCTGCAGCTTGGACCCAAACCCAGGCAGTGGACGCAGCTCAGTAAGGACCTCACTAATCATGATCACCAGCACATCACCGATGTTCTACACAGAACAGACTTCTTCGCTTAGCAGCCATCTAACATGTCGAGAATCCATCCCAGCATTATCTGCCACAAGCTTGCCATCTATCCCTAGGCCAAACTGGtatcacaaaagaaaagaaagatgggAGAAGAATGGTGCAAAGCTATTAGAGAAGAAGTGTACAAACTCCTTAATGCCAACTTCATCAGAGAAGTCAGATATTCCACTTGGCTCCCCAATCTTCACATGGTCAAAAAGGCCAACAACAAAATGGCGAATGTGCACTGACTATATTGATCTGAATAGGGCATGCCCCAAAGATGCGTAACCTCTGCCCATCATCAACATGATAGTCAATGAAGCATCTGGGTTCCATGTGCTAAGCTTCCTGGATGCTTACTCCGGATACAACCAGATCAGGATGCACGATCTAGATGAGGAGAAAATGACATTTATCATTGAAGATGCCACCTTTTGCTACAGGGTCATGGCCTTCATCCTAAAAAATGCAGGTGCTACATACTATAGACTGATGGATCAGATGTTCAAGCAATTGATCAAACATAAAATCAAGGTCTATGTTGACAACATAGTCGTCAAGTCTCAAAGCATAGCCCAACACGGGGTAGACTTGGAAGAGGTCTTTGAAGAGCTCCTCAAATACGACATGTGCCTCAACCATGAAAAATGTACTTTTGAGAAATGCACTGCTATTTTGGATATGCATAGTTTGACTAATGTCCATGAAGTCCAAAAACTAAATGGAAGACTAGCATCCCTATCCAGGTTTCTCCCCAAGCTCGTTGAAAAAAGAGAAGCCATTCTACAAATCGCTTAAGAAAAATGAACCTTTCCTCAGGGACGAAACCTACAAACAAGCCTTCTTAGGCTTCAAGAAAACCATCGCTACACCACCGGTCCTAAGTTGGCCCAGGGCAAGGGTACCCCTACTCCTATATCTTTAAGTAGTTGAAGAAGTCGTTAGCTTAGCCCTTGTACAAGAGGAAGGGAAGCACCAGCTCTCTATCTACTTCACCAGTCGCATACTCCATGACGCCGAGACGCACTACCAAATGATAGAAAAGGTGGCGCTAGGACTCATTACCTCGGCCCGATGACTCATGCCCTACTTCCAGAGTCATCAAGTTGTAGTCAAAATGAACTACCCCATCAAGCAGGTTTTGGGAAAGCCTGAACTCGCAGGAAGGATGGTGGCCTGGTTCGTAGAACTTTCAGAGTTTGATATTCAGTAAGAACCCTGCAACCCCATGAAGACACAGTTCATGTTAGACTTCCCAGCAGAATTCGCTGGGAACAACCAAACCACCCCAAATTGGTGGACCCTCTATGTTGATGGTGCATCCAACGTAAAGGGAAGTGGAGCAAGAATCATTCTCAATGGCCTCGACAATGTCACCCTAAAGCAAGCTCTCAAACTCAACTTCAAAGCCACAAACAATCAAGCTGAGTACGAGGCGCTCATTGCAGGTATAAAACTAGCAAGAAAAGTTGGGGCAAAGAAGCTATGATGCTATAATGACTTGTAGCTTGTCCATGGACAGGTTGCCAACAGATACCAGACTAAGGAGACAGTGTTGCTCAAGTAATACCACATTGCCAAAACTCTAAACGACAATTTTGAATGATTTGAAATGTACTACATATCCTAGGAGAACAACACTTGAGCATACCTATTCTCCAAGATGGCTAGCACAAAAAAGACCAGACACCTTAAGACTATCATCCAGGAGACACTTAAAACTCCCACCATAGACACTAAAGAAGTTATGGTCAGAGAAGAGGAGGAACCAGCCTGGATGACCACCTACAGGAATGTCCTAATCCGGGGGGTGTTGCCATCAGACAAGAATGAAGCCAGATGCCCGAAATGGAAGGCCAATTACTACATCATCCTTGATGGTGAGCTATTCAAAAGAGGGCTGCCAGTACCCTTGTTAAAATGTCTAAACAACCAATAGACAGATTATGTCATGTGAGAACTCCATGAAGGAATTTGCGGTCTCCATACAGGAGGACGCTCCCTTGCAACAAAGGTGGTGCATGCTGGCTACTAAATGCCAACACTCAGGGCAGACACCCTTGACTTTACAAAGAGATGTAGACGATGTCAAGAGTTTGTAGACATTCCATGCACCTTTCCTAACAATCTCCATAGTTTGagctccccttggccttttGCCATGTGGGGGAATGGAGATAATGGGACCATTGCCAAAGGCCCTAGGAGAAGTCAAATACTTACTAGTCGCCATCGATTTCTTCACCAAGTGGAAACACCTCATTTGCAGGTACGACCTCCCATACGCCATTGTCATGGACAATGACACTCAATTCAAAGCTCAGACTTACGAAGACTTCTTGATAAGGCATGATGTTAAGCACCTTGTCACCTCTGTCGAACATCCTCAGACCAATGACTAGGCAGAGGTAGCTAACAGAGTCATCCTAAGGGCCCTGCGTACTAGACTCAACAAGTCTAAGGGACTATGAAAAGAGGAGCTCCTCAGTATACTCTGGGCTTACCATTGTTCACCACAGTCAGCCACCAACGAAACTCCTTATTGACTCACATATGGCACAAATGCCATGATCCTCGTGGAAGTCGGGGAACAATTGACAAGGAGACTGTTGTTCCAACAAtagcaaaatgaagaaaatatgaagGTAGAACTCGAAAAAATAGATGAAGTCCAAGACATGGCAAGAATCAGGGAAGAAGCCATCAAACTCCGAGTAGTGAGGAGATACAATACAAAGGTTCAACCATGAGCCTTTCAAGTTAGTGACCTCGAATGGCGAGTCTGAGGTGAAGCCAAAAAAGATCCTCTAGCGGGAAAGTTTAGTCCTAACTGGGAAGGCCCATTCAAGGTCATAACAAGCCTAGACAATGGAGTATACAAACTACAAGAAATGGATGGCAAAGCAATTCCAAGAACATGGAATGACACCCACTTGAAGTTCTATTTCAGCTGACCTAATGCAAACCTAAATGTTGTACTCTTTTtcctaaaaatagaaaaatcaggGTTTTGGCTTGAGAAGTTTTAACGAGGCACATCTGGGATGATGAAGGGAATTCATACTCAATCAAATTCACTGAA
The Glycine max cultivar Williams 82 chromosome 16, Glycine_max_v4.0, whole genome shotgun sequence genome window above contains:
- the LOC102663912 gene encoding uncharacterized protein; its protein translation is MIVNEASGFHVLSFLDAYSGYNQIRMHDLDEEKMTFIIEDATFCYRVMAFILKNAGATYYRLMDQMFKQLIKHKIKVYVDNIVVKSQSIAQHGVDLEEVFEELLKYDMCLNHEKCTFEKCTAILDMHSLTNVHEVQKLNGRLASLSRFLPKLVEKREAILQIA